From a region of the Lactuca sativa cultivar Salinas chromosome 4, Lsat_Salinas_v11, whole genome shotgun sequence genome:
- the LOC111909778 gene encoding serine/threonine-protein kinase PBL34, whose amino-acid sequence MTSSNQEAVKKLESLHVMKSKGNKKKWKNDEGSVGCWNKWGCLGSCVSSRSKVDSSTSGISSQFESKSGNDTSKDQTVVAPIVSPTTSGGNNLSSPKPEDAIKVASQLRKFAFNDLKMATRNFRPESLLGEGGFGCVFKGWIEENGTAPVKPGTGLTVAVKTLNQDGLQGHKEWLAEVDFLGDLVNPNLVKLIGYCNEDDQRLLVYEFLPRGSLENHLFRRSLPLPWSIRMKIALGAAKGLAFLHEEAKRPVIYRDFKTSNILLDAEYNAKLSDFGLAKDGPEGDKTHISTRVMGTYGYAAPEYVMTGHLSIRSDVYSFGVVLLEMLTGRRSMDKNRPNGEHNLVEWARPHLLERRRFYRLIDPRLEGHFSIKGAQKAAQLASRCLSRDPKARPLMSEVVECLEPLPALKDMAGSSYYLQTVQSERVGSGSDGSRARGGSFSRNGQQQPRTLSIPRASPHHHQFIKDSPKPNEKQ is encoded by the exons ATGACATCTAGTAATCAAGAAGCTGTAAAAAAATTGGAGTCTTTACATGTTATGAAATCAAAAGGGAACAAGAAAAAGTGGAAAAACGATGAAGGTTCCGTTGGGTGTTGGAATAAATGGGGGTGTCTCGGCAGCTGTGTTTCTTCAAGATCTAAAGTCGATAGCTCCACAAGTGGCATCAGTTCTCAATTCG AAAGTAAATCAGGTAACGATACAAGCAAAGATCAAACGGTGGTGGCTCCGATAGTATCTCCGACCACCAGTGGCGGAAACAATTTGTCGAGTCCAAAACCAGAAGATGCAATCAAAGTTGCTTCTCaacttcgaaaatttgctttcaATGATCTTAAAATGGCGACAAGAAATTTCAGACCCGAAAGTCTTCTCGGTGAAGGTGGTTTTGGGTGTGTGTTTAAAGGCTGGATTGAAGAGAACGGCACCGCTCCGGTGAAGCCCGGCACCGGACTTACAGTCGCCGTGAAAACGCTGAATCAGGACGGACTTCAGGGTCATAAAGAGTGGCTG GcagaagtggatttcctaggtgATCTTGTGAATCCGAATTTGGTTAAATTGATCGGTTATTGCAACGAAGATGATCAACGGTTGTTAGTTTATGAGTTCTTGCCTCGTGGGAGCTTGGAGAATCACTTGTTCAGAA GATCATTGCCTCTTCCATGGTCTATTAGGATGAAAATTGCTCTTGGTGCTGCAAAGGGGCTTGCTTTCCTTCACGAAGAAGCGAAAAGACCCGTGATTTATCGTGATTTTAAAACCTCCAACATTTTGTTAGATGCG GAATATAACGCCAAACTTTCCGATTTTGGCCTTGCTAAAGATGGCCCAGAGGGTGATAAAACTCACATATCGACACGTGTCATGGGAACTTACGGTTACGCCGCCCCGGAATACGTTATGACAG GACATTTGAGTATAAGAAGTGATGTATATAGCTTTGGTGTTGTTTTACTCGAAATGTTGACCGGGCGAAGGTCAATGGACAAAAACCGTCCAAACGGGGAACACAATCTCGTTGAGTGGGCCCGCCCACATTTATTAGAGAGAAGACGGTTTTACCGGTTAATCGATCCACGGTTAGAAGGCCATTTCTCAATAAAAGGGGCCCAAAAGGCTGCACAACTTGCGTCCCGTTGTCTTAGCCGTGACCCAAAAGCCCGGCCCTTAATGAGTGAAGTGGTTGAATGTCTTGAACCATTACCGGCCCTTAAAGACATGGCGGGCTCTTCTTATTACCTTCAAACGGTTCAATCCGAACGGGTCGGCTCGGGTTCGGATGGGTCTCGGGCACGGGGTGGGTCGTTTTCAAGAAACGGGCAGCAACAGCCACGGACCTTGTCGATACCTCGGGCATCGCCTCATCACCATCAGTTTATTAAGGACTCACCGAAGCCGAATGAGAAGCAATAA